A segment of the Longimicrobiales bacterium genome:
ACCACGCCAGTGCCGAACCCTCCACCGTGGGTCGGCGTTGCGGCTATCACATTTCCGAATTGGTCTGCCACGGAAAAGCTGGTCGTACCGCCTACCTCGGCACCCTCATCGAACTGAGGTCCACGAGGGGCTGCCATCAAAGCCGATGCTTCGGTTGTCGAGTGAGGTGGCTGGCCCGCTTCCGGATAGTGCATCGCTGCCAGCCGGCTGATCAGTTCACGGCGCTCGGTCGCGTACTCTTTCGACAGCATGCCTGCCACGGGGATATCCGTGAACTTGGGGTCGCCGACATAGTGGTAGATGTCGGACTTCGCGACCTTGATAGCCTCAGCAAGGATGTGCAGGGTCTCCGCGCTGTTGTGACCCATTGCCCTGAGGTCGAAGCCCTCCACGAGGTTCAGCTGCATGGCGACTTCGAAGCCACCTCGGGACGTCGAGGGACTTGAGTAGATGTCGTAACCCCGGAACGTCGTGTGAACCGGATCGGCCCAAATCGGCTCATACGCGGCGAAATCGTCGAGCGTGAAGTCACCACCGTTTTCGCTGTAGAATTGGGCCATCTCTTGGGCAATGTCACCCTTGTAAAAGAGATCGAAGGCGGCCTGCAGAGCTTCGGATCTGCTTTTGCCCTCCGCGAGCGCCTGTCGCTCAGCTTGCACCACCCGCCTGAAGGTGTTCGCCAGGTCGGTCATGCGGAACATCTCCCCAGGCTCCGGCACCTTTCCGTCAGGCAAGAAAACCCCCGCACTCGTCGGGAACTGTTCGAAGAACGATTGGGATCGGGCGATGGAGCCGGCGAAGGACGCTTCGATCGGGTGCCCGTTCTCCGCGTAGTCGATGGCCGGCTCGAGGACCTCGGCGAGACTCATCGTGCCGAAGCGGTCCAGGACCGCGATCCAGCCTCCAAACAGCCCCGGGACCACACCCGCTCGAATCCCTCTATTCAGAGCCTCCCGCGTCATCGTCTCCGGGACGATCGCCAGAGCGGCGGCCCCCGTCGCGCCCAACGAATAGACCTGATCGGTCGCCTTGTCATAGATCGTGATGAAGCCGTTCCCACCGGTACCCGAGCTCTGTGGCCTCACGACGTGCAGGGTCGCCAAGGTAGCCACCGTGGCATCGGCCGCGTTGCCTCCCTGAAGCAGGACCCTCAGTCCCGTTGTCGAGGCGAGCGGATGACCCGCGGTGACTGCTCCGTTCGTGAATTGAACGGCCGGTCGGTACACGGAAAGAGACTGAGCCGCAGGACCCGCTGCATCCGGATGTATCTGGTCCTGGCGATTCTGCGCTTGCCCCTCGACAGGTGCCTCCAGGTCGAGGACCCTGCCCAGTGCCAACAGAGCCAGGATCAGGACACCACCAATCACGCCCCAGAATCTATTCTCTCTACTCATGGCACTTTGCTCCTCGTTCTATCCAGCGTGACGTTCGGTCTCCAGGCCTGGTGCCGGCGAGGCACGATACCGCCCACAAGGGGCGATGTTCGCACGGTCAGTGCGCTGCCTAGTGCGTCACGATTCTGGAGCACGGATCGTCGGCAAACAACCCCAGGACGCACCGGACTGGCGACCGAGCCGACCCGCGTCAGGACGCTTGTGAGGACGGGCGCTGGAAAGCGAGACGAATGTCTCGGCAAAGGTGGGCGGTTTCCTGTGTTTTGCAGACTGCTCATAGGCGTAGGCCAGCCGAAGCAGTGTCGGCGCTCAGCCCACGCAGCACCGGAGAAGCGGAGAAGCGGAGCCCTACCGGAAGCCCTGAGACAAAGCCCATGGGGACGGTGATGCTCGGGTACCCGGCCATCGCAGCCGCGCTATAGCCATCACCGCCGAGAGGGCTTGGTTCTGTGAACTCGCCCTCAGCTTCAACTGATCCCGAGAGGCTCAGCGAACGCTTCGACCTCCAACGGCCCGGCCCCTCCGGGTCACGACCGCCGTGGCACGTCAGATACCGGCGAATCCAGGCCAGATAGGTCTTCTCGGTTCTCCGACTTAGCTGCCTCGTCCAGATGCCTCGGCTCATTTGTTCGAAGAGCCACTGCCGCGCTTGCGGCGCGAGTACAGCATGTCCGGACACCGGCCGGTTGAGCTCGAGCCCTAGATCGGCTTCGATTCGTCGTTTCATCCATCGACCATCCCCACAAACAGTGGGCGACGGCATGGACGGATGGGCCGTCGTCTTTACTGTGCCGCTCAGTCCCCGCCCGAGTCCAACCCCAAATCCAGAATCTCCGCCTCGAGCGACGCTTCACCGTCCGAGTGCGATATCCTGACCCGCCCCACCGTCACCGGCAGGCTGAACCGCCTCGGCCCAGCGCTTCCGGGATTCATCCACAGCACACCGTCTCGCTCGCGAATGAACGGCTCATGTGTGTGGCCGAAGACGACCATCTTCATGCCGGCAGCCTGGGGGTCCAGGTCGAGCTCTTCATTTATGTGAAGTACATAGGCGAGTACGGGGTTGGTGTCCGTATTCGGCTGGTCCGCACCGGCAGGATCCACAGCCATGAGGTCGACGACCTGCGAGTGAGGGAGCGCAGCCCGAAGAGTTCCATAGTCAGTGTTGCCAAACACGGCATAGGTGGGCGCGATCTGGTTCAGGGCATCGAGGATGTCGGAGCCTCCCACATCTCCGGCGTGCAAAATGAGGTCACTGCCCTCAAGCGCCTGCAGCGCCTCCGGCCTGAGTTGGCCGTGCGTGTCTGAAATCACCCCAATCGTGCGCATTCCCTCTCCATTGCCGCTGATGTCTCCTGCAGCCAAGGTAGGTCACGACCAGCCGGTACGCGTACCCTCTCCTCTGCACTTCCATGAATCTCCCGTTCCAAACCCTCGACGTATTCACTGAAGAAATCTTCGGTGGAAACCCACTAGGCCTCTTCACCGACGCGACACATCTCCCGACGGAGCTGATGCAGCGCATCGCCTTAGAAATGCACCTGTCGGAGACAGTGTTCCTGGGCCCCCCAGAAACACCCGAGGGCACGGCCCGGGTTCGCATCTTCACGCCGGGACGGGAGGTGCCTTTTGCGGGGCACCCCACAGTCGGCTCGGCAATTTTTCTGGCGGCGCTCGGTCATGCGGGGCCGCTGGAGGGGAACGGAGAGGTCACGGTCGTTCTCGAAGAGAACGTGGGACCGGTGCCCGTCGTGGTCCGCTACGAGAACGGGACCCCCGTCTTCGCTCGCTTCACGACGGCGCTGCTTCCGGAGCACCGACCGGCTCCTCATTCAGCGGCTGACCTCGCGGCTATGGTCGGCCTCTCGGCGGAAGACGTATGCGACGTGGAGCCGTCCTGCGGCCGCGGCGGTCCGAATGGGCTCTCCCCAGAAATGGTGTCGTGTGGGCTGCCCTACTACTGCATCCCGGTGAAGAGCATCGACGCGGTTCGGAAGTCCGCGCTCGACATGACCCTGTGGAAGAGTATGGGCGTCGCGACAGGTTGGGCGGATCATGTCTACGTGCTGTGCATGTCCGGCGAAGGAGACGCAGTCGATGTGCACGTGCGCATGTACGCACCAGGCTCGGGGGTCCCAGAAGACCCGGCAACAGGCTCGGCGGCAGCAGCGCTTGGCGGCTACCTGTCAGCGGCAGACGGACGCGACGAAGGCTCGCTCTCCTGGACTGTCGAGCAGGGGATCGAAATGGGTCGACCCTCACTTTTGTATGTAGAAGCGGACCGAGCCGGCGGAGAGACTACGGCGGTACGCGTGGGCGGCAGCGCGGTCTTCGTGAGCGCAGGTACAATGGACGTGCCCAACCCGTGAGCCTGATATGGCGTGGTCTCGTATTGGCCGCAGCTTTTCTTGCGGCTGCGGGGCCAATCCGTGCCCAAACCATCTCGGGCTGGATCGTAGACGAGCAGCGTGGGAGCCCCATCGGGGGGGCGATCGTGACCCTGGTCGACAAAGACGGCGAGCAACACGCCCAGGCCCTGTCCGACATCGCGGGTCGCTTCACGATCTCTCCTCCCGAAGCCGGGGAGTATCAACTCCGGGCATCACGCATCGGGTACCACGCCGGCCAGTCGCCGCTCTTGGCACTCGAAGCTGACGGCACTGCCGAACTGGACATGCTCCTTCAGCCCGCCCCGATCGGCCTCGAAGGGCTCAACGTGGCGGTCAATCCATCGGTGGAAGCGGCGGCCCAGCTCGAGATTGCCGGACTCCCCATCCGAGACCTTGGCAATCGTTGGATAGACCGCGCGGACATCGAAGCCGTCCAGGTGAAACGCGACGTGGGCAGTGTTCTGGAATGGCAGGGACTCGGGGGCGTACGCGTGATCCGCCCTGAGGCCACGACCACGGGCAGCGACCCGATCGGGCTGTGCATCAGCATGAGCCGCGCCAACACGTTCGGCGGCGCGAAACGATGCGCGCTTGTGGTCGTCGACGGTCTGGCCTGGAACAACATCGAGGCTCTTCACATCGATCCGAATACAGTCGATGCCATGGCGCTGCTCCTCCCCACGGAAGGCGCCGTCATGTACGGGACGCGTGGCGAAGCGGGCGTACTGATGCTCTGGACCAAGCGCCGCTAGCCACTGATGCTGGCCGGGACCCCGCCCTCACCGTAGGCTGGGACCATCCTAACCCGGAGCTTCTTATGCATCGTATGACCCTCCTTCTTTCTACAGCCATCCTCGTCGCCGGCTGCCAACCCGCCACCGACAGTGCCTCCACCGCAGACGGCCCGGATCCGACTCCATGGGACTGGTCTGAGGAGACGGTCCGCAGTGCGGTGAACCAAGTCCGAGCCGGCCGTGACCTGAACCCTGACGAGTGGCCTGGCGGCGCGCGCGTGGCGGTTCTCCTCTCGTTCGACGTCGACAACGAGACGGTTCAGGGCCTACGCGACGGAGTGGTGAGTGTCGGCCCGCTGTCCCAAGGCCAGTACGGGTCCCGAGTGGCGCTTCCTCGAGTGGTGAAACTGTTGGATGCCGAGGGGGTCCCGGCCTCGTTCTTCTTCCCTGCATGGAGCCTGAAGCTCGCGCCGGAACAGGCCGAGGTGATCAACGCGTCAGGTATGCACGAGATCGCGGTCCATGGATGGATCCACGAACGCAACTCCGAACTCGACGCCCCGACAGAAGAACGTTTGCTCGTTCAGGCCATAGAGAGCATCGAGGAGATCACGGGCCGCCGGCCGGTGGGGTACCGCGCCCCGTCCTGGAATTTCTCTCCGAACACGCTCGACATCGTGAGACGGCTGGGCCTTCTGTACGAATCGTCACTCATGGCAGACGACCGTCCGTACGAACTCGTCGCGGACGGCGTACCGACCGGTATGGTCGAGCTGCCCGTGGAGTGGATCCTCGATGACGCGCCGCTCTTCAACCCACGCGGTGACAGCTATGCGTCGCCCCGCGACGTGATGCAGGTCTGGATCGATGAATTCGACAAGGCCTGGGAAGAAGGCACGATGTTCCTCCTCACCATGCATCCGCACATAAGCGGACACCGGTCGCGCATCGTGGCGCTCGAGGGACTCATCGAGCACATGAAAGCCAAGGGCGGCGTCTGGTTCGGGACACATGAAGAAGCGGCCCTGTATGTGCGCGAGCAGGCGGGAATGAACGAGTGATGCGTCGGAACTTCGTGCTTGGCAGTGCCCTCGTGCTCGGCGCCTGTATCGCCCCAGCACTGGACGCCACGAAGCCCTACGTCCCAACGGCGACTTCCTGGGCAGTTCGAACGCCGGGAGAGGCGGGCATGAGCGCCGCGAAGCTCCAAGAGGCCGTCGACTACGCCCTCGCCCACGAGACCACGCAGATCCCAAACGACCCTGGCGTCTACCTGCGTGACCGCTTTGCAGGCCAGCCATACCAGGACATCGTCGGCCCGACCGCGGAACGGGGCGGCGTGAACGGTATCGTCCTGAAAGGCGGCTACATCGTCGCCGAGTTTGGCGACACGGACCGTGAGGACATGACCTTCTCCGTAACCAAGTCCTACCTGTCCACGGTGGCCGGTCTCGCCTTCGATGACGGCCTGATCCGCAATGTGGACGACAACATTGGTGACTACGTGACGGACGGGACCTACTCGGGCACGCACAACGCCCAGATCACATGGCACCATCTGCTGCAGCAGACCAGCGAGTGGGAAGGCACGTTGTGGGACAAGCCGGACCAAGCGGACCGGCGCATGGGCATCGACCGAGAGCTCCAGACGCCGGGCACGTTCTGGGAATACAACGACGTGCGCGTGAACCTGATGGCGTATTCACTGCTGCATCTCTTCGCGCGTCCGCTCCCCGAGGTGCTGGAGGAGCGCATCATGGATCGTATCGGCGCATCGGATGACTGGCGCTGGCACGGATACGAGACGTCTTGGACAGAGATCGACGGGCAGCGAATGCAGTCCGTGAGCGGCGGCGGTCACTGGGGCGGCGGTTTCATCATCGACACTCGAGACCACGCGCGCTTCGGACTGCTGGCACTTCGTGGCGGCCGGTGGGGCGGCGAACAGCTGGTATCCAGCGAATGGTTCGACATGGCCACGCGGCCCGCGGACATCCAATCCAACTACGGGTACATGTGGTGGCTGAACACGGACCAGGCCCAGCTCCCCTCCGCGCCGGGTTCTGTCTTCTACGCCAACGGTGCGGGCTCCACGAACATCATCTATATAGATCGTGACAACGATCTGGTGACGGTGACCCGCTGGGTTGACGGCGCGGAACATGTCGACGAATTCATTCGTCTGGTGCTTGAATCGATTGAGGGTGAGGGCTGACCCGCCCGGGACCGAGAACATGCCGATCTACGACTACATCTGCAGCGACTGCCAAGAAGTGTTCGAAGCGTGGGTGCGAAAAGAGAAAGACGTCCCCGCATGTCCCTCCTGCGAGGGGGCCAACTTGGAGAAACAGCTCTCCATGCCCCAGGTCCACTCCGCAGGCACAAAGGCGCGCAGCATGAAAGCAGCCAAGAAGCGCGACGCGTCACAGGCTGCTGAAAATACCTACACGCAACAGCAGTACGAACTGAACCACGACGACCACTAAGAGTTAGACGACCTCTGGCCCCATCGCCTGAGTGATGGCGGCGGTCACGCGCTCAATCGGAGGCGCCCCCACCAACGCGTCGCCGTTCCGGTAGACACGGCATCGCGGTCCCTGCGCTGGATCCCGCGGAGTCCATTGATGGGGGCCGGGGGCTACGTCTTCCCCGTTCACCAAAATGCTCGGTGACCCCAACCCCAGAACACGGGGCGGGCACTCGGCGTCCTCGCTGTTCCACTCGGTCCACACGGCCGGGATCTCACTCTCGCGACACGCAGCGGCGAGTACTTCACGCGCGAGGTCGACGTTGGGACAGCCCGGATCGTAGACGAGGTCGATTTGCAGACGGAGGGCCAGTTGAGGCTCCGGGGTGGCGAGTCTTCCTACAGATCTGCAACCTAGCAGTCACTCGATCCCCCCGCCCGCATTTTCGCTCATGCACACCATCGTCCCCGCCACACGCATTCTCGCTGCTGCTGCCGTGCTCACGACGCTGCTCGCCGTACGGCCGCTGCAAGCGCAGACCCCGGAGCAGAAGTACACGGACTGGGCCCGTCTCGACTTCAGGCCACAGGAGTACGAGTTCCGCCGGGACCGGCTCACGGATCACATCAGAGAGTCGGGCGGCGGGATTCTCCTGATCCCCGGTGGGGACGGAGCGCCCCACGGCGGCACCTTCCGGCAGCTGGACGATTTCTGGTATCTGACGGGACTGGAAGTGCCGGGCTCCATGTTGGTGCTGGACTCGAATCCGCCCGGTGGCTCAGCCACCCTCTTCATGCCGGCGCGAGACGCCCGCTTCGAGAACCCTGGCCGGCGAAACGACTTCCCTGGGCGTCCCCTGCTTAACGACTACGAGCTACGCGGCATTGCTGGCATAGGAACGTATCGGGACATCTCGGAGTTCGATGCGTTCCTCCGTGAACGGATCGCCGCGGGCACACCCCTGCGGGTGAACTCGGGTCGGGTGGGCGAGGTCCCCGCCCCGGAACCACCTCTTCTGGGCGTGATGGACCCGATCGCATCAATGATCTTCCGGCTGCGCGCCGACTATCCCGGCGCCGACTTCATCAACGCATTCGAGTCGATGGCACGGGTGCGGATGATCAAGAGTCCGGCGGAGACCCAGCACATGCAGATCGCAGCGGACGCCACGATGGCTGGTATCCGGGCGGGCGCGGATCGTGTGAGAGCGGGTGTAGACGAACGGACCATCCAAGGCGCGTTCGAAGAGGCGTGCCGTGCGTTCGGCTCCGCCGCGATTCCGTTCACCCCCATCATCAAGTCCGGCCCGAACAGCCTGTGGCCATGGCGCGTGCTCGCTGCTCACTACGACCGCAGGAACCGGCCTATGGAGAGTGACGAGTTAGTGATTCTCGACGTGGGCTGCGAAGTCGACGGGTACATCAGCGACGTGGGTCGGACCTTCCCGGTCGGGGGCACGTTTACTGACATCCAGCGCGAGAAGATGTTGGTGAGCACGAACGCGGCAGATGCCATCATCGCGGCCGTTCGGCCAGGCGTGACGTTGGCTGAGCTCACCGCCATCGCGTACGAGAACATCCCGGACCACGAAGAGCAGTACATGCAGACCCCGTCTTTCTTCGGGCATCACATCGGGATGTCCTCCGGGGACCCGGCCCTGATGGACATCCCGCTTGAGGCGGGTATGGTCTTCACCGTTGAGCCCTGGTATTACAACCACGACATCGACATCGCGGTCTTCGTAGAAGACGTGATCCTTGTCACGGAGGACGGAGCCGAAGTGCTCACTTCCGCACTCCCCCGCACACCCGAAGAACTCGAGGCGATGATCCGATGAGCACCGAAGACCTGACCCATACCGTGGAAGACGGCGACGGCATTCTCTGCGTTCGTAACCCAGACACCCACCGTGGATGGAACGGGATTCGGTACAAGACGGGCGTCTCGGCGAAAAACGTGGGAGCCAAGAAGCTCTCGATGAACGTCGCCACCGTGCCGCCGGGGGCGTGCGCCTACGCGCACATCCACGTGGACTTCGAGGTGATGCTCTTCATTCTTCAAGGCAACGTGCGCCACGAGTACGGCGAGAATCTCGAGCAATCCATGGAAAATTCGGCCGGAGACTTCATCTTCATCGAACCTGGAGTGCCGCATGAGGTACTCAACCTCAGCGACACAGAGCCCGTGATCGCCGTAGTGGCGAGATCGGACGCGTCGGAGTGGGAGAGCATTAGAGACTATCCGTCGGAGCGTCGGCCGGGCTGAAGGCGCACGAGGAAGCGAGACCTAAGGAGTGGCAATGAGCGGACGAGTCGAAGCAATCTGGACGAAGCGGTCCAAGGGCGGAGTGATGGACGCGGCACAAAGCGTCGATGCCCTGGAAGGCAAAGGCATCGAAGGCGACGCCAACTTCGGCGCGACGCGCCAGGTCTCGGTCATCGAGAAAGAAGTCTTTGATCGGATCAAAGACAGCCTACCCGACTCCGACCCGGCCATGCGCCGGGCGAACATCATGGTCAGCGGCATCCGCCTCGAGAACACACGCGGCCATGTGCTAACCGTGGGCAGAGTGAAGATCCGTCTACGCGGAGAAACGCGACCCTGCGAACTCATGGACGAGCAGTGCCCAGGACTCCGTGGTACGCTCGACCTGAAGTGGGCCGGTGGCGCGCACGGCGCGGTGATTCAGAGCGGTTCCATTTCGGTCGGGGACGCCGCGGAGCTAGAAGCGCCCACGGACTGACGGCCCGGAAACGCTACGGCCGGTCCCTAACGGGGCACGACCTCACGCAACGTCTCCATCGCCTGGACCACCTGCGCGTCGCTCAAGTAAGGGGCAGGACCAAAGCGCAGCCGGTCTCCCCTCGCGTCCGTGCTCACGCCGTGTTCGCGGAGCGCAACGCTCAGAGCCTCAGCATCCGGAGCCCGCACGGTCAGGAAACCTGCTCGGCTCTCGAGCGGCACCCCGGCATCGATCGACACCATCGCCGGGTCCAGATCTAGGCTTT
Coding sequences within it:
- a CDS encoding gamma-glutamyltransferase family protein, which produces MSRENRFWGVIGGVLILALLALGRVLDLEAPVEGQAQNRQDQIHPDAAGPAAQSLSVYRPAVQFTNGAVTAGHPLASTTGLRVLLQGGNAADATVATLATLHVVRPQSSGTGGNGFITIYDKATDQVYSLGATGAAALAIVPETMTREALNRGIRAGVVPGLFGGWIAVLDRFGTMSLAEVLEPAIDYAENGHPIEASFAGSIARSQSFFEQFPTSAGVFLPDGKVPEPGEMFRMTDLANTFRRVVQAERQALAEGKSRSEALQAAFDLFYKGDIAQEMAQFYSENGGDFTLDDFAAYEPIWADPVHTTFRGYDIYSSPSTSRGGFEVAMQLNLVEGFDLRAMGHNSAETLHILAEAIKVAKSDIYHYVGDPKFTDIPVAGMLSKEYATERRELISRLAAMHYPEAGQPPHSTTEASALMAAPRGPQFDEGAEVGGTTSFSVADQFGNVIAATPTHGGGFGTGVVVGTTGLLFNNGTRIGSTSPYPDDVNYVRGGQIPLLNNSPVIVMKDGEFVLAIGSPGGETIGQTQFQAILNVLEFGMSIQEAVAAPRFALTAAPNFYLLDAELVLNLENRVDSDIVAALRDIGHTVELAAPYSLGSNQGIFRDPITGTFWAGADPRRVAYAVGW
- a CDS encoding metallophosphoesterase family protein; protein product: MRTIGVISDTHGQLRPEALQALEGSDLILHAGDVGGSDILDALNQIAPTYAVFGNTDYGTLRAALPHSQVVDLMAVDPAGADQPNTDTNPVLAYVLHINEELDLDPQAAGMKMVVFGHTHEPFIRERDGVLWMNPGSAGPRRFSLPVTVGRVRISHSDGEASLEAEILDLGLDSGGD
- a CDS encoding PhzF family phenazine biosynthesis protein — translated: MNLPFQTLDVFTEEIFGGNPLGLFTDATHLPTELMQRIALEMHLSETVFLGPPETPEGTARVRIFTPGREVPFAGHPTVGSAIFLAALGHAGPLEGNGEVTVVLEENVGPVPVVVRYENGTPVFARFTTALLPEHRPAPHSAADLAAMVGLSAEDVCDVEPSCGRGGPNGLSPEMVSCGLPYYCIPVKSIDAVRKSALDMTLWKSMGVATGWADHVYVLCMSGEGDAVDVHVRMYAPGSGVPEDPATGSAAAALGGYLSAADGRDEGSLSWTVEQGIEMGRPSLLYVEADRAGGETTAVRVGGSAVFVSAGTMDVPNP
- a CDS encoding carboxypeptidase-like regulatory domain-containing protein is translated as MSLIWRGLVLAAAFLAAAGPIRAQTISGWIVDEQRGSPIGGAIVTLVDKDGEQHAQALSDIAGRFTISPPEAGEYQLRASRIGYHAGQSPLLALEADGTAELDMLLQPAPIGLEGLNVAVNPSVEAAAQLEIAGLPIRDLGNRWIDRADIEAVQVKRDVGSVLEWQGLGGVRVIRPEATTTGSDPIGLCISMSRANTFGGAKRCALVVVDGLAWNNIEALHIDPNTVDAMALLLPTEGAVMYGTRGEAGVLMLWTKRR
- a CDS encoding polysaccharide deacetylase; its protein translation is MHRMTLLLSTAILVAGCQPATDSASTADGPDPTPWDWSEETVRSAVNQVRAGRDLNPDEWPGGARVAVLLSFDVDNETVQGLRDGVVSVGPLSQGQYGSRVALPRVVKLLDAEGVPASFFFPAWSLKLAPEQAEVINASGMHEIAVHGWIHERNSELDAPTEERLLVQAIESIEEITGRRPVGYRAPSWNFSPNTLDIVRRLGLLYESSLMADDRPYELVADGVPTGMVELPVEWILDDAPLFNPRGDSYASPRDVMQVWIDEFDKAWEEGTMFLLTMHPHISGHRSRIVALEGLIEHMKAKGGVWFGTHEEAALYVREQAGMNE
- a CDS encoding serine hydrolase — translated: MRRNFVLGSALVLGACIAPALDATKPYVPTATSWAVRTPGEAGMSAAKLQEAVDYALAHETTQIPNDPGVYLRDRFAGQPYQDIVGPTAERGGVNGIVLKGGYIVAEFGDTDREDMTFSVTKSYLSTVAGLAFDDGLIRNVDDNIGDYVTDGTYSGTHNAQITWHHLLQQTSEWEGTLWDKPDQADRRMGIDRELQTPGTFWEYNDVRVNLMAYSLLHLFARPLPEVLEERIMDRIGASDDWRWHGYETSWTEIDGQRMQSVSGGGHWGGGFIIDTRDHARFGLLALRGGRWGGEQLVSSEWFDMATRPADIQSNYGYMWWLNTDQAQLPSAPGSVFYANGAGSTNIIYIDRDNDLVTVTRWVDGAEHVDEFIRLVLESIEGEG
- a CDS encoding zinc ribbon domain-containing protein; translation: MPIYDYICSDCQEVFEAWVRKEKDVPACPSCEGANLEKQLSMPQVHSAGTKARSMKAAKKRDASQAAENTYTQQQYELNHDDH
- a CDS encoding Xaa-Pro peptidase family protein, whose translation is MHTIVPATRILAAAAVLTTLLAVRPLQAQTPEQKYTDWARLDFRPQEYEFRRDRLTDHIRESGGGILLIPGGDGAPHGGTFRQLDDFWYLTGLEVPGSMLVLDSNPPGGSATLFMPARDARFENPGRRNDFPGRPLLNDYELRGIAGIGTYRDISEFDAFLRERIAAGTPLRVNSGRVGEVPAPEPPLLGVMDPIASMIFRLRADYPGADFINAFESMARVRMIKSPAETQHMQIAADATMAGIRAGADRVRAGVDERTIQGAFEEACRAFGSAAIPFTPIIKSGPNSLWPWRVLAAHYDRRNRPMESDELVILDVGCEVDGYISDVGRTFPVGGTFTDIQREKMLVSTNAADAIIAAVRPGVTLAELTAIAYENIPDHEEQYMQTPSFFGHHIGMSSGDPALMDIPLEAGMVFTVEPWYYNHDIDIAVFVEDVILVTEDGAEVLTSALPRTPEELEAMIR
- a CDS encoding cupin domain-containing protein — its product is MSTEDLTHTVEDGDGILCVRNPDTHRGWNGIRYKTGVSAKNVGAKKLSMNVATVPPGACAYAHIHVDFEVMLFILQGNVRHEYGENLEQSMENSAGDFIFIEPGVPHEVLNLSDTEPVIAVVARSDASEWESIRDYPSERRPG
- a CDS encoding MOSC domain-containing protein, translating into MSGRVEAIWTKRSKGGVMDAAQSVDALEGKGIEGDANFGATRQVSVIEKEVFDRIKDSLPDSDPAMRRANIMVSGIRLENTRGHVLTVGRVKIRLRGETRPCELMDEQCPGLRGTLDLKWAGGAHGAVIQSGSISVGDAAELEAPTD